The following are encoded together in the Brassica napus cultivar Da-Ae chromosome A9, Da-Ae, whole genome shotgun sequence genome:
- the LOC106394177 gene encoding protein BEARSKIN2-like, producing MGSSSNGGVPPGFRFHPTDEELLHYYLKKKISYQKFEMEVIREVDLNKLEPWDLQERCKIGSTPQNEWYFFSHKDRKYPTGSRTNRATHAGFWKATGRDKCIRNSYKKIGMRKTLVFYKGRAPHGQKTDWIMHEYRLEDADDPQGNLSEDGWVVCRVFMKKNLFKVVNDGGSSINSADQYNNDASNNNNNNTLQARSFMHGDSPYQLVRNHGATTFELNKPDLSLHQYPPIFHKPPSLGVDYSSGFPRDCESAASEGLQYQQACEPGLEVGTSETVANHNHQQGLGEWSMMDRLVTCHLGNEDSSRGIRFEDGNNNSSAVVQPVPTSNQLSLRSEMDFWGYSK from the exons ATGGGTTCTTCGTCCAACGGAGGCGTGCCACCTGGGTTTCGGTTTCATCCGACAGACGAAGAGCTTCTACATTACTACCTAAAGAAGAAAATCTCTTACCAGAAGTTTGAGATGGAAGTTATCAGAGAGGTTGACTTAAACAAGCTTGAGCCTTGGGATTTACAAG agAGATGCAAGATAGGCTCAACGCCGCAGAACGAATGGTATTTCTTTAGCCACAAGGATAGGAAATATCCGACGGGATCAAGGACAAACCGTGCTACTCACGCAGGGTTCTGGAAAGCGACAGGACGTGACAAGTGCATAAGGAACTCTTACAAGAAGATAGGAATGAGGAAGACTCTCGTGTTCTACAAAGGAAGAGCTCCTCATGGCCAAAAGACTGATTGGATCATGCATGAGTACCGTCTTGAAGATGCTGATGATCCTCAAGGCAACTTAAGT GAAGATGGCTGGGTGGTTTGTAGGGTATTCATGAAGAAGAATTTGTTCAAGGTAGTGAATGACGGTGGTTCAAGCATTAACTCTGCCGACCAATACAACAATGATGCgtcaaacaacaacaacaacaacacactCCAAGCTCGTAGCTTTATGCACGGAGACAGTCCTTACCAACTAGTACGTAACCACGGAGCCACGACATTCGAACTCAACAAGCCTGACCTTTCTCTTCATCAGTACCCACCTATCTTCCACAAGCCACCTTCTCTTGGAGTTGACTACTCTTCAGGATTTCCAAGGGATTGTGAGAGTGCGGCTAGTGAAGGGTTACAATATCAGCAAGCATGTGAGCCGGGTTTAGAGGTTGGCACGAGCGAGACAGTGGCTAATCATAACCATCAACAAGGTTTAGGTGAATGGTCAATGATGGATAGGCTTGTGACATGTCATTTGGGAAATGAAGATTCCTCTAGAGGGATTAGGTTTGAGGATGGTAACAACAATTCGTCGGCTGTTGTTCAGCCAGTTCCTACGTCGAACCAGCTTTCGTTGCGCAGTGAGATGGATTTCTGGGGTTATTCTAAATAG